In Rutidosis leptorrhynchoides isolate AG116_Rl617_1_P2 chromosome 2, CSIRO_AGI_Rlap_v1, whole genome shotgun sequence, one genomic interval encodes:
- the LOC139889147 gene encoding uncharacterized protein: MATRNTAGGSDDNKLDAIRTSIVELTQSIHQLNGRIDGVVTQQQYLSNDMQRLRNGEVIHNRPMQLSRVTKLDFPKFDGDDVRGWIYRCNQFFTVDRVEDDDKVRIASIHMYKKALNWHQQYTRIHVEDPLAELKHLRQTGTVEAYYDEFEQLLNKVDISVQQAISLFLAGLQKEIELNVRMFRPTSLEDAYSLAKLQEDTIAVAKKRYTPLLPAPRTVYNIRANVYTPAATQTVSLPPSSTQLALPAVPYNASSRYSPNHKCNGQLYSLEVLANEDVEEVVVPTDDSNEAVVTEVTEYESFAQPHLSLNALTGTNNYQTMRVSGKVNKYKVHIVIDSGSIHNFLDYETAKKLGCRLSKMAPMQVNVPGGNKLLTSTSWDKVVWTINSATFSSDMALIPLGGSEMVLGVQWLQTLGDIQWNFEELKMSFKYRGSRVQLRGTRKSELQWLEAKRMPQAHLSSMMLCVYPTSDCEFSNISLTSNSQVPAEITTLLNEFADVFAVPKQLPPQRLKDHKIPLKEGTQPINIRPYRHPPNQKDAIEAMVNELLEFGVIRSSQSPYAAPIVMVKKKDSKCVFATQSVEYLGHVITEQGVSTAPSKIKAITTWPIPKNLKQLRGFLGLTGYYRRFVKDYASIAQPLTRLLKKNAFLWDEEATLAFEKLKLALQTSPQDGHPIAYLSKTLAPRHQSLSTYEKEFLAVIIALDKWRGYLLDNHFKIKTDHGNENMGADALSRRMYGGQLFQIHILKIQSKHYLWKDGKLWRKNKLVVGADSALRTELIHHFHDDSVGGHFWVHGTIHRLTTSFYWKGLRHDVRQYVRACQICQQCKPDLAMSPGLLQPLPIPKRVWAEISMDFIEGLPSSNGKTVILVEVDRLSKYSHFIALKHPFTAHQIATVFIDNVYKLHGLPETIVSDKDKVFLSLFWQELFRQLKAELHLSTAYHPQTDGQTEIVNKSVECYLRCMTGEKPKDWANWLSHAEYWYNTHFHTAIGTTPFEVLYGQSPKDVVNYNKGASKVDLVERSLLAR, translated from the exons ATGGCAACACGGAACACCGCCGGCGGCAGCGACGACAATAAATTAGACGCCATTAGAACTTCAATTGTGGAATTGACTCAATCGATTCATCAATTGAATGGACGCATTGATGGCGTAGTTACACAACAACAGTATCTCTCTAATGATATGCAACGATTGCGTAATGGTGAAGTGATTCACAATCGTCCGATGCAGCTATCAAGAGTCACTAAACTCGATTTTCCCAAATTCGACGGTGATGACGTCAGAGGATGGATATATCGCTGTAATCAGTTTTTTACAGTAGATAGGGTTGAAGATGATGATAAGGTTCGAATTGCTTCTATTCACATGTATAAGAAGGCTCTCAATTGGCATCAACAATACACAAGGATACATG TGGAAGATCCATTGGCTGAACTTAAACATTTGAGGCAAACTGGAACAGTTGAGGCTTATTATGATGAATTTGAGCAACTTCTGAATAAGGTGGACATTAGTGTTCAACAGGCTATTAGTTTATTTTTGGCAGGTCTGCAGAAGGAAATTGAGCTCAATGTTAGGATGTTTAGGCCTACTAGCTTGGAAGATGCTTATTCTTTGGCCAAATTACAAGAAGATACTATAGCAGTGGCCAAGAAAAGGTATACTCCCTTATTACCTGCTCCTAGAACTGTTTACAACATTAGAGCTAATGTGTACACCCCTGCTGCAACTCAAACTGTTAGTCTGCCACCTTCAAGTACACAATTAGCCTTACCTGCAGTGCCTTACAATGCTAGTTCTAGG TACTCACCAAACCACAAATGTAATGGTCAATTGTACTCATTAGAAGTTTTGGCCAATGAAGATGTAGAAGAGGTGGTGGTACCTACTGATGATAGTAATGAAGCAGTTGTTACTGAAGTGACAGAATATGAGTCATTTGCACAGCCACACTTGTCCTTAAATGCACTCACAGGAACCAATAACTATCAAACCATGCGGGTTAGTGGCAAGGTGAATAAGTATAAGGTCCACATAGTTATAGATTCTGGCAGTAtacataatttccttgattatgaAACTGCAAAGAAGTTAGGGTGTAGGTTGAGCAAGATGGCACCCATGCAGGTTAATGTGCCAGGAGGTAATAAGCTTTTAACCTCAACCAGTTGGGATAAGGTGGTTTGGACTATTAATAGTGCAACCTTCTCTAGTGACATGGCACTTATTCCACTAGGAGGGAGTGAAATGGTATTGGGAGTTCAGTGGTTACAGACATTAGGTGATATTCAGTGGAATTTTGAGGAGCTCAAAATGTCTTTCAAGTATAGGGGTAGTAGAGTGCAGTTAAGAGGTACAAGGAAATCTGAATTACAATGGTTGGAAGCAAAAAGAATGCCACAAGCTCACTTGTCCTCTATGATGCTATGTGTATACCCTACTAGTGATTGTGAGTTTAGTAACATTTCACTAACCTCAAATTCACAAGTACCAGCTGAAATCACAACCTTATTGAATGAGTTTGCAGATGTGTTTGCTGTACCTAAACAGCTACCACCTCAAAGATTAAAGGATCACAAAATTCCTTTAAAAGAAGGTACACAACCAATCAACATCCGACCTTACAGACATCCACCAAACCAGAAGGATGCCATTGAAGCAATGGTGAATGAGTTGCTAGAATTTGGAGTCATAAGGTCAAGTCAAAGTCCATATGCAGCACCCATTGTTATGGTGAAGAAAAAGGAT AGTAAGTGTGTTTTTGCAACCCAAAGTGTGGAGTATTTAGGGCATGTGATCACTGAACAGGGGGTCAGTACCGCACCTTCAAAAATAAAGGCAATAACCACTTGGCCAATCCCTAAGAATTTGAAACAATTAAGGGGTTTCTTAGGGCTCACAGGGTATTATAGAAGGTTTGTTAAGGATTATGCCTCAATTGCTCAACCATTGACTAGGTTACTTAAGAAAAATGCTTTTCTGTGGGATGAAGAGGCAACACTTGCCTTTGAAAAGTTAAAGTTAGCATTGCAAACCTCACCT CAAGATGGCCACCCTATAGCTTATTTGAGTAAAACCCTAGCTCCTAGGCACCAATCCTTGTCCACTTATGAGAAGGAATTTCTGGCAGTCATTATAGCTTTAGATAAATGGAGAGGGTATTTGTTAGACAATCACTTTAAGATAAAAACTGATCAT GGGAATGAAAATATGGGAGCAGATGCATTGTCTAGAAGAATGTATGGTGGTCAACTATTTCAGATTCATATTTTAA AAATTCAATCCAAACATTATTTGTGGAAAGATGGCAAGTTATGGAGGAAGAACAAGTTGGTGGTAGGAGCTGATAGTGCTTTAAGGACTGAGCTGATACACCATTTCCATGATGATTCAGTTGGTGGCCATTTTTGGGTACATGGCACTATCCACAGGTTAACAACAAGTTTTTATTGGAAAGGTTTAAGGCATGATGTCAGACAATATGTGAGGGCTTGTCAAATCTGCCAACAATGTAAGCCTGATTTAGCTATGTCACCAGGGTTGTTGCAGCCTTTACCTATTCCAAAAAGGGTTTGGGCAGAAATATCCATGGACTTCATAGAGGGATTACCATCTTCTAATGGGAAAACAGTTATTTTGGTAGAGGTTGATAGGCTGAGCAAATATAGTCACTTTATTGCTTTAAAACATCCATTTACAGCTCATCAAATTGCAACTGTTTTCATTGACAATGTGTATAAGCTTCATGGGTTGCCAGAAACAATAGTGAGTGACAAGGATAAGGTATTTTTGAGCTTGTTTTGGCAGGAGCTATTCAGGCAACTAAAGGCCGAGCTTCATTTATCCACAGCCtaccatcctcaaactgatggtcagaCTGAAATAGTCAACAAGAGTGTGGAGTGTTACTTAAGATGTATGACTGGGGAGAAACCAAAAGATTGGGCCAATTGGTTGTCACATGCTGAGTATTGGTATAACACCCATTTCCATACAGCTATTGGCACTACTCCTTTTGAAGTTTTGTATGGCCAAAGTCCTAAAGATGTGGTCAATTATAACAAAGGAGCTAGTAAGGTTGACTTGGTTGAAAGATCTCTGTTGGCAAGATAA
- the LOC139889148 gene encoding uncharacterized protein, which translates to MSMLKYHLTRAQDRMKCYADKKRTERSFVVGNWVYVKLQPYRQLTLRGNTFNKLSQKYYGPFEVVKQVGQVAYQLQLPHNSRIHPVFHVSQLKLHNGSPPVEMSKIPTVNQDDLLIVEPAKILDRRLTKKGNGATVSLLVPWQNCSADDATWEVIEDFQQRFPDFNLDS; encoded by the coding sequence ATGAGTATGCTCAAATACCATTTGACAAGAGCACAAGATAGAATGAAGTGTTATGCAGACAAGAAGAGGACTGAGAGATCATTTGTGGTAGGTAATTGGGTTTATGTTAAGTTGCAACCATATAGGCAGCTCACCTTAAGGGGTAACACTTTCAACAAGTTATCTCAGAAGTATTATGGGCCATTTGAAGTGGTTAAACAAGTGGGCCAGGTGGCTTATCAGTTGCAGCTACCACACAATTCAAGAATCCACCCAGTTTTTCATGTTTCACAGTTAAAGTTACACAACGGCAGTCCACCTGTGGAAATGAGCAAGATTCCAACAGTTAACCAGGATGATTTGCTTATAGTTGAACCTGCTAAAATTTTAGATCGACGTCTTACAAAGAAAGGCAATGGAGCTACGGTCTCATTATTGGTGCCATGGCAGAATTGTAGTGCAGATGATGCAACTTGGGAGGTGATTGAAGACTTCCAGCAACGATTCCCAGATTTTAATTTGGATTCTTGA